The Thermomonospora amylolytica sequence TCGATCCCGAGGAGGACGTCCATGGCCGATGACGCGCTGGCGCGGTTGCTGCGGGAGCGGGACCTGGGGGTGCTGGCCACCCTCAAGCGGGACGGGCGTCCCCAGTTGTCCAGCGTCAACTACCACTACGATCCCGGCCGTGCGCTGATCCGGATCTCGGTCACCGCCGACCGGGCCAAGACGCGGAACCTGGCCCGCGATCCGCGCGCCAGCCTCCATGTCAGCAGTGCGGACGGCTGGTCGTGGGTGGTGGCCGAGGGCACCGCCGACCTGTCCCCCGTCGCCGCCGACCTCCACGACGAGGCGGTGGAGGAGCTGATCGACGTCTACCGCGCGATCCGGGGCGAGCATCCCGACTGGGACGACTACCGCCGCGCGATGGTGGCCGACCGCCGCCAGGTGGTCCGCCTGAACGTGGAGCGCCTGTACGGCCAGCCGCCGCGGGCCTGATCCCGCGCGGGGTCAGCGCCGGGGGTTGGCGCGCCGGGTGGGCCGGGCGGTGAGCGGGTCCTCCGGCCACGGGTGGCGGGGGTAGCGCCCGCGCAGCTCGGCCCGTACGGCGCGGTAGCCGTCCCGCCAGAACGACGCGAGGTCGGCGGTGACGGCGGCGGGCCGCCCGGCCGGGGACAGCAGGTGCAGCACCAGCGGCACCCGGCCGGCGGCCAGCCGCGGCGCGGCCTGCCAGCCGAACGTCT is a genomic window containing:
- a CDS encoding PPOX class F420-dependent oxidoreductase, producing the protein MADDALARLLRERDLGVLATLKRDGRPQLSSVNYHYDPGRALIRISVTADRAKTRNLARDPRASLHVSSADGWSWVVAEGTADLSPVAADLHDEAVEELIDVYRAIRGEHPDWDDYRRAMVADRRQVVRLNVERLYGQPPRA